In the Haloferula helveola genome, one interval contains:
- the pabB gene encoding aminodeoxychorismate synthase component I, with translation MKPPVQRRTGALDGRTPGEVAARLRHLPGMVFFDTAGHLPASYRNPVSIIAAEPVEVLKGSIHDPADRCRLEEVLNKRSGGPAADCGFPEGGLCGWVDYEGDFVFGDYPEMLIHTHDGGWHEIGSLSEKLAEPADDRPSLGDVTPVWPRQRFLDAVGRIREWIAAGDIYQVNISQRFEVEVRGPSLFGLYEQLRAASPSPMAAWLSLDGREVLSSSPETFLRISGRGIETRPIKGTRPRFADPVADRRSAYELQTSPKEIAELVMITDLLRNDLGQVCEFGSVEVDEMLQLETLEQVHHLVSTVSGTLREDVGPVGALASCFPGGSITGAPKRRAMQIIRELEGGPRGIYCGAIGYLGYNGESQFSIAIRTMVREGGQLQFHAGAGIVADSDAEKEFEETLHKAEGIRLALERFRGE, from the coding sequence GTGAAGCCACCGGTCCAGCGGCGAACCGGAGCGCTCGACGGCCGGACGCCGGGCGAGGTCGCCGCGCGCCTGCGCCATCTTCCAGGCATGGTGTTCTTCGACACCGCGGGCCACTTGCCGGCCAGCTACCGGAATCCGGTTTCGATCATCGCCGCCGAGCCGGTCGAAGTGCTGAAAGGGTCGATCCACGATCCAGCCGACCGCTGTCGGCTGGAGGAGGTCCTGAACAAACGGAGCGGTGGCCCGGCGGCGGACTGCGGGTTTCCGGAAGGAGGCCTCTGCGGCTGGGTCGATTACGAAGGCGACTTCGTCTTCGGCGACTATCCGGAGATGCTAATCCACACGCACGACGGTGGCTGGCACGAGATCGGTTCCCTTTCGGAGAAACTGGCGGAGCCGGCGGACGACCGGCCGTCGCTCGGAGACGTGACGCCGGTCTGGCCGCGCCAGCGGTTCCTCGACGCGGTCGGGCGCATCCGTGAGTGGATCGCAGCCGGCGACATCTACCAGGTCAACATCTCCCAACGCTTCGAGGTCGAAGTACGAGGTCCATCGTTGTTTGGCTTGTATGAACAGCTCCGTGCCGCTTCACCGTCGCCGATGGCAGCGTGGCTTTCGCTCGACGGTCGCGAGGTGCTTTCTTCTTCGCCGGAGACGTTCCTCCGAATCTCCGGTCGCGGAATCGAGACGCGGCCGATCAAGGGTACGCGTCCGCGTTTCGCCGATCCGGTGGCGGACCGCCGTTCGGCGTACGAGTTGCAGACCTCACCGAAGGAAATCGCCGAGCTGGTGATGATCACCGACCTGCTGCGCAACGACCTCGGGCAGGTCTGCGAGTTCGGCAGCGTGGAGGTCGACGAGATGCTCCAGCTCGAGACGCTCGAGCAGGTCCACCACTTGGTATCGACGGTCAGCGGCACCCTGCGCGAGGACGTCGGGCCGGTCGGAGCGCTGGCCTCGTGTTTCCCGGGTGGCAGCATCACCGGAGCACCGAAGCGGCGGGCAATGCAGATCATCCGCGAGTTGGAAGGCGGTCCCCGCGGAATCTATTGCGGGGCGATCGGGTATCTCGGCTACAATGGCGAGAGCCAGTTCAGCATCGCGATCCGGACGATGGTCCGCGAAGGCGGACAGCTGCAGTTCCACGCCGGAGCGGGCATTGTGGCGGACTCCGATGCGGAGAAGGAATTCGAGGAAACCCTACACAAGGCCGAGGGAATCCGGCTGGCACTTGAGCGGTTCAGGGGAGAGTAG
- a CDS encoding SUMF1/EgtB/PvdO family nonheme iron enzyme — protein MPETEPRTLGDYRLIEPLAEHAGQTTWLAEQSSVQRPVVLVELTNLKYRETFLADVRAKASVDHPLIGSVYEAVDEPHACYVALERITGNSLGDRLRSREAMRPSDLAHILRRTAEAMIQLASKGTATEPLTPDTIHFDSNGVIRIENVARAGDFDPKGQIDDVHRLGEMLPPLVADGLPGASRVLTVLAWMRGHGTEKQIDWEAVRSYGEQIESQLLEARPPAVTSPRTARVPLKKSKLPMILGGLVAVVGIGTVAMVMFPKGDPPPPEVLPTLPVPVPIAAGSHPSPDGGTEKLPAFEISACEVTIGEYREFLDVLEQLDPGERDVFDLEDQPEEKKGHVPDGWEEMLAAARSGGTWNDRPMSLFCPVVGVDWWDASAYCNWKNCRLPTQEEWFAALRSKVERPEYLQPAPWGPVTDLSINDRTPNGLRGMAGSVSEWTRRPSVNPANPLGPRHIVIIGASFKKPDNGALAREWTPNRLLRRSDLGFRVVTRPD, from the coding sequence ATGCCGGAAACCGAACCGCGCACGCTCGGCGATTACCGCCTGATCGAACCCCTCGCCGAACATGCCGGTCAGACCACTTGGCTCGCCGAGCAGTCGTCGGTCCAGCGACCGGTCGTCCTCGTCGAGCTGACCAACCTGAAATACCGCGAGACCTTCCTTGCCGACGTCCGCGCCAAGGCGAGCGTCGATCATCCGCTGATCGGCTCGGTTTACGAAGCGGTCGACGAACCCCACGCCTGCTACGTCGCACTCGAGCGGATCACCGGCAACAGCCTCGGCGACCGGCTGCGCAGCCGCGAGGCGATGCGGCCCTCCGATCTCGCCCACATCCTGCGTCGGACCGCCGAGGCGATGATCCAGCTCGCGTCGAAGGGAACCGCAACCGAGCCGCTCACACCGGACACCATCCACTTCGACTCGAACGGAGTGATCCGGATCGAGAACGTCGCACGCGCCGGCGACTTTGATCCGAAGGGGCAGATCGACGACGTCCACCGGCTGGGTGAGATGCTGCCACCTCTCGTCGCCGACGGCCTGCCCGGCGCCAGCCGGGTGCTCACCGTGCTCGCGTGGATGCGCGGCCACGGCACCGAAAAGCAGATCGACTGGGAGGCGGTTCGTTCTTACGGCGAACAAATCGAAAGCCAGCTCCTCGAAGCCCGGCCACCGGCCGTGACCTCGCCCCGCACCGCCCGGGTTCCGCTGAAGAAATCGAAACTGCCGATGATCCTCGGTGGCCTGGTTGCGGTGGTCGGAATCGGCACGGTTGCCATGGTGATGTTCCCGAAAGGCGATCCGCCGCCGCCGGAGGTCCTGCCGACACTCCCGGTGCCTGTGCCGATTGCCGCCGGTTCGCATCCCTCGCCCGACGGTGGCACCGAAAAGCTTCCGGCATTCGAAATCTCCGCCTGCGAGGTGACGATCGGCGAGTACCGCGAGTTTCTCGACGTGCTGGAGCAACTTGATCCCGGCGAGCGCGATGTCTTCGACCTCGAGGATCAGCCCGAGGAAAAAAAGGGCCACGTGCCCGACGGCTGGGAGGAAATGCTGGCCGCCGCCCGCTCAGGTGGAACGTGGAATGATCGCCCGATGAGTCTGTTCTGCCCGGTTGTCGGTGTCGATTGGTGGGATGCCTCCGCTTACTGCAACTGGAAGAACTGCCGCCTGCCGACGCAGGAGGAGTGGTTCGCGGCCCTGCGCTCCAAGGTCGAGCGGCCGGAGTATCTGCAGCCGGCTCCGTGGGGACCGGTCACGGACCTCAGCATCAACGACCGCACTCCGAACGGGCTGCGCGGCATGGCCGGCTCGGTCTCCGAGTGGACGCGACGCCCGAGCGTGAATCCCGCCAACCCGCTCGGCCCGCGGCACATCGTCATCATCGGTGCCTCCTTCAAAAAGCCGGACAACGGCGCTCTCGCCCGTGAGTGGACCCCAAACCGTCTCCTCCGCCGCTCCGACCTCGGCTTCCGCGTCGTCACCCGGCCGGACTAG
- a CDS encoding MotA/TolQ/ExbB proton channel family protein: MLISCPHCNTGLDVAPEHIGQTVQCPACQGRLTISADNASQQPGDTPSHPEREGWPEKDHANPNFAKSLGIGVGCTVVFLALMIPFRDTRFGGIFLDRGWVNYAETFLFFWGLTILFMKAQMNKRQERAALLDLFPQRLGREINRETVSDFIDNIYKVPLSLRDSLIVNRIRKALELFEARPNNTEVATFLNTQSEVDANRSSGSYALIKVFLWAIPILGFIGTVMGLSTAVGSLAMGDNADPEALKQSINSLTGGLGLAFDTTLLGLILSILMSFPMAAVQKKEDETLTIIDAFCNEKVLPKLNDSKHAGTDKLLEKAESIPQLVSSLARAHETFLENLNDSTIQLKESGEILRKGLDAHRETVESSFTEAVKKLSDTSSEIFIRSDRELNRTFENIANGIDLMNQALRDLGQKQIPNEGKKRKGLFRR, from the coding sequence ATGCTGATCTCATGCCCCCACTGCAACACCGGGTTGGATGTCGCTCCCGAGCACATCGGCCAAACGGTGCAATGTCCGGCCTGTCAGGGCCGCCTCACGATCTCGGCCGACAACGCCTCGCAACAGCCCGGCGACACGCCTTCGCATCCGGAGCGTGAAGGTTGGCCGGAGAAGGACCACGCCAACCCGAACTTCGCCAAGAGCCTCGGGATCGGCGTCGGCTGCACGGTCGTTTTCCTCGCGCTGATGATCCCGTTCCGCGACACCCGCTTCGGCGGCATTTTCCTCGATCGCGGATGGGTCAACTACGCCGAAACCTTCCTGTTCTTCTGGGGACTCACGATCCTCTTCATGAAGGCGCAGATGAACAAGCGGCAGGAACGCGCCGCGCTGCTCGACCTGTTCCCGCAGCGGCTCGGACGCGAGATCAACCGAGAGACGGTCTCGGACTTCATCGACAACATCTACAAGGTCCCGCTGAGCCTGCGCGACAGCCTGATCGTCAACCGCATCCGCAAGGCGCTCGAGCTCTTCGAGGCGCGCCCGAACAACACCGAGGTCGCGACTTTCCTCAACACCCAGTCGGAGGTCGACGCCAACCGCTCGAGCGGCTCCTACGCCCTGATCAAGGTCTTCCTTTGGGCGATCCCGATCCTCGGCTTCATCGGCACGGTGATGGGTCTCTCGACCGCGGTCGGATCGCTCGCGATGGGTGACAACGCCGATCCGGAAGCGCTCAAGCAGTCGATCAACAGCCTGACCGGCGGTCTGGGTCTGGCCTTCGACACCACCCTGCTCGGCCTGATCCTGAGCATCCTGATGAGCTTCCCGATGGCGGCGGTGCAGAAGAAGGAGGACGAGACGCTGACGATCATCGACGCCTTCTGTAACGAGAAGGTCCTGCCGAAGCTGAACGACAGCAAGCATGCCGGCACCGACAAGTTGCTGGAGAAAGCCGAGAGCATTCCGCAGCTCGTTTCGTCGCTGGCGCGGGCGCACGAGACCTTCCTCGAGAACCTCAACGACAGCACGATCCAGCTGAAGGAGAGCGGTGAGATCCTGCGCAAGGGGCTCGACGCCCATCGCGAGACGGTTGAGAGCAGCTTCACCGAGGCGGTGAAGAAGCTCTCCGACACCAGCAGCGAGATTTTCATCCGCTCCGATCGCGAGCTGAACCGGACTTTCGAGAACATCGCCAACGGCATCGATCTGATGAACCAGGCGCTGCGCGACCTGGGGCAGAAGCAGATCCCGAACGAGGGCAAGAAGCGCAAGGGGCTGTTCCGCCGCTAA
- a CDS encoding GNAT family N-acetyltransferase — MPTPPVIEEIDFGSEGYRTVLDFRDRILRQPLGMRLSETDTEGEEVQRHFVLRQDGEILAGVIAVARKRGTVQLRQMWVRDDTAGRGLGRSLLEGVERILAAEGLDLLTLHARVVVRGFYERCGYTPEGEEFEEIGLPHIVMSRRIGNG, encoded by the coding sequence ATGCCAACTCCCCCCGTCATCGAGGAAATCGACTTCGGCAGCGAAGGCTACCGGACCGTGCTCGACTTCCGCGACCGGATCCTGCGCCAGCCGCTCGGGATGCGGCTTTCGGAAACCGACACTGAAGGTGAGGAGGTCCAGCGCCACTTCGTGCTGCGGCAGGACGGCGAGATCCTCGCCGGGGTGATCGCCGTGGCTCGCAAGCGGGGAACGGTTCAGCTCCGGCAGATGTGGGTCCGCGATGACACCGCCGGCCGCGGTCTCGGAAGGTCGCTGCTTGAGGGGGTGGAACGCATTCTCGCCGCGGAAGGCCTCGACCTGCTCACCCTGCACGCCCGCGTGGTGGTGCGCGGTTTCTACGAACGCTGCGGCTACACGCCCGAAGGAGAGGAGTTCGAGGAGATCGGACTCCCCCACATCGTCATGAGCCGCCGGATCGGAAATGGCTGA
- a CDS encoding LamG-like jellyroll fold domain-containing protein codes for MNSNESGELLAAFMELEDGSIDPRRRDELMAELERSPAARRAYLEYFQHSAVLKMEGAKMHERGLLPVIDSSVAQRRLFQRSMLAAAAVIALVAAILGLVAISQPGPDSAKVTVAADTLWSVDSVAREEDRKESDVTEGSTVRVMSGIARLELESGATLAIQGPAEVRFPKLNQPDLVHGMLWFDSGTSDDSFELKTPELIVRDIGTRFGVRVPEQGAAEIHLIEGELQVLNRKQEPVITSLKPDGKAREVPLFGEPSEKPLAEDPFPDLAELLEADRNYPTTVRGQSPLRYWRFEDDRRGHSDSTESQVIGGEPGVGSNEAFHGFDHDNRCLRLIGTEDDSLVAGPSETHEMGQREGAVSFWIRREPGITHEEILWLVGPVPEGKRNPQVCLVYTSLAESGRVRMFIKNDGADVVLASSRSVADGRWHHIAASWGTASAELFVDGQSAAADHGPRGLTSTSSAGSRVRFGKPSEDLTDQGAKHFRGWVDEIAMWSRPLTPAEVSRQYEAAIGTDGE; via the coding sequence ATGAATTCGAACGAGTCCGGTGAGTTGCTGGCCGCCTTCATGGAACTGGAAGACGGCTCGATCGATCCCCGTCGGCGCGACGAACTGATGGCGGAGCTGGAACGCTCGCCCGCGGCACGCCGGGCCTACCTCGAGTACTTCCAGCACTCGGCCGTGCTCAAGATGGAAGGTGCCAAGATGCACGAGCGCGGATTGCTTCCGGTCATCGATTCATCCGTCGCCCAACGCCGGCTCTTCCAACGCTCGATGCTGGCCGCGGCCGCCGTGATCGCGCTGGTCGCCGCGATCCTCGGGCTGGTAGCGATCAGCCAGCCCGGCCCTGACTCCGCGAAGGTCACCGTGGCCGCCGACACCCTGTGGAGTGTCGACTCGGTCGCACGGGAAGAGGACCGGAAGGAGTCGGATGTGACCGAAGGCTCGACGGTCCGGGTCATGTCCGGCATCGCCCGGCTTGAGCTGGAGTCCGGCGCCACGCTGGCCATCCAGGGACCCGCCGAAGTCCGGTTCCCGAAACTCAACCAACCCGACCTCGTCCATGGCATGTTGTGGTTCGATTCAGGAACCTCGGACGACTCATTCGAACTGAAGACTCCGGAACTGATCGTGCGCGATATCGGCACGCGGTTCGGTGTCCGGGTGCCGGAACAGGGAGCCGCGGAGATTCATCTCATCGAAGGCGAGCTGCAGGTGCTGAACCGGAAGCAGGAACCCGTAATCACCTCACTGAAGCCGGACGGGAAAGCCCGGGAGGTTCCGCTCTTCGGCGAACCATCCGAGAAACCTCTCGCCGAGGATCCATTCCCCGATCTGGCAGAGCTTCTCGAAGCCGACCGCAACTACCCCACCACCGTCCGCGGCCAGTCGCCGCTGAGATATTGGCGCTTCGAAGACGACAGGCGGGGCCATTCGGACTCCACGGAATCCCAGGTGATCGGCGGTGAACCCGGCGTGGGAAGCAACGAGGCCTTCCATGGATTCGACCACGACAACCGCTGCCTTCGCCTGATTGGCACCGAGGATGATTCCTTGGTCGCCGGCCCGAGCGAGACTCATGAGATGGGACAACGGGAAGGTGCCGTGAGCTTCTGGATCCGGCGCGAGCCGGGGATCACCCACGAGGAGATCCTTTGGCTGGTCGGGCCGGTTCCTGAAGGGAAGCGCAACCCGCAAGTCTGCCTGGTCTACACTTCTCTGGCCGAGTCCGGTCGGGTCCGGATGTTCATCAAGAACGACGGGGCCGACGTCGTGCTGGCATCGTCGCGGAGTGTGGCAGACGGCCGTTGGCACCACATTGCGGCCAGCTGGGGCACGGCATCGGCCGAACTCTTCGTCGACGGACAGTCGGCGGCCGCCGACCACGGTCCGAGAGGCCTCACCTCGACGTCGTCCGCCGGATCGCGCGTCAGGTTCGGCAAGCCGAGCGAAGACCTGACCGATCAAGGCGCGAAACACTTCCGCGGCTGGGTCGATGAAATCGCGATGTGGAGCCGGCCGCTGACTCCGGCGGAAGTCTCCCGGCAGTACGAAGCCGCGATCGGGACGGACGGGGAATAG
- a CDS encoding sigma-70 family RNA polymerase sigma factor, producing MAESPDMEETFVQLVVSHQAALHAFVVSLMPGTPDVDDVVQEVNAAVWRKRREFEIGTNFKAWMFSVARFKVLALWRDLKRKKVWTVPEATLVKLLDDAADQCFDAHDHRHDALRECVQQLRPEDRGLVLRYYYEGRSLGEVAAAIGRKAENLKGSLHRIRTNLRSCVRFKTQLGGNAT from the coding sequence ATGGCCGAAAGCCCCGACATGGAAGAGACCTTCGTGCAGCTGGTGGTCAGCCATCAGGCGGCTCTCCATGCCTTCGTGGTGTCACTGATGCCCGGAACTCCCGACGTCGACGACGTCGTCCAGGAGGTCAATGCCGCCGTCTGGCGGAAACGGCGGGAGTTCGAGATCGGCACGAACTTCAAGGCGTGGATGTTCTCGGTGGCGCGCTTCAAGGTGCTCGCCCTCTGGCGCGACCTGAAACGGAAGAAGGTCTGGACCGTCCCTGAAGCAACCCTCGTGAAGCTGCTCGATGATGCCGCCGACCAGTGCTTCGACGCACACGACCACCGTCACGACGCGCTCCGCGAATGCGTCCAGCAGCTGCGTCCGGAAGACCGCGGACTGGTGCTGCGCTACTACTACGAAGGACGTAGCCTCGGCGAAGTCGCCGCCGCCATCGGACGAAAGGCGGAGAACCTGAAGGGCAGCCTGCACCGGATCCGGACGAACCTCCGGAGCTGTGTGCGTTTCAAAACCCAGCTGGGAGGGAACGCCACATGA
- the carB gene encoding carbamoyl-phosphate synthase large subunit, protein MPKDTSIKKILVIGSGPIVIGQGCEFDYSGVQACKALREEGYEVVLVNSNPATIMTDPEFAHRTYVEPITPEVVEKIIVKEQPDALLPTLGGQTALNCSMDLFKSGTLDKHGVKMIGANADAIDKGEDRQLFKDAMIKIGIDLPQSGTAHTMEEAKKVAEELAEATGKKFPLIIRPAFTLGGQGGGIAYNREEFEEIIARGLDLSPVSEVLIEESLLGWKEFEMEVMRDRADNCVVICAIENIDPMGVHTGDSITVAPAQTLTDREYQIMRDASFAVIREIGVETGGSNIQFSIDPVSGRMIVIEMNPRVSRSSALASKATGFPIAKIAAKLAVGYTLDELPNDITRETPASFEPTIDYVVTKLPRFTFEKFPTANAVLTTQMKAVGEAMSIGRTFKESMQKALRSLETGRWGFGFDPKGPSAPMHTDIEQKLAVPNAERIFWVQVAFTNGWSIDEVFEATAIDPWFLHHLKEIAEEGRTLANCDLKTAKRLGFADRQIARARNLEAARSSGHTQSDVEAVTEDSVREERKAAGIIPGYRLVDTCAAEFEAYTPYFYSSYGDENEARDTGKKSIIILGGGPNRIGQGIEFDYCCVHAAFAVKELGYEAIMVNSNPETVSTDYDTSDKLFFEPLTLEDVLNICDQEKPAGVIVQFGGQTPLNLAADLKRHGVPIIGTSPESIDLAEDRKHFSALLDKLGLKQAEAGTAIDEDGAVEVANRIGYPVLVRPSFVLGGRAMMIVYEDSELRRYMREAVDASPERPVLVDRFLDGATEVDVDCIADGKTAVVGAIMEHIEQAGIHSGDSACCIPSYSLSDSIKEQIDTAAKNLAKELDVKGLMNIQFAVKDEQLYVIEVNPRASRTVPFVSKATGVPLAKYATQIMLGKTLDEIGFTQAVIPPHFSVKEAVFPWNRFPGIDIVLGPEMKSTGEVMGIDADWGMAYAKSQISAFNPLPTKGNVFLSVVDRDKPRALAVAKDLVDLGFTLWSTGGTYQFLQDAGVACERLFKLHEQRRPNVVDMMKNGEIAFVINTPSDQAARADEVKIRSTAITMKVSHATNLAAAEACVKAMRSLKERELTVQPLQDYHP, encoded by the coding sequence ATGCCAAAAGACACCTCCATCAAGAAGATCCTCGTCATCGGTTCCGGCCCCATCGTCATCGGCCAGGGCTGCGAGTTCGACTATTCCGGCGTGCAGGCCTGCAAGGCACTCCGCGAGGAAGGCTACGAGGTGGTGCTGGTGAACTCGAATCCGGCGACGATCATGACCGACCCGGAGTTCGCCCACCGGACCTACGTCGAGCCGATCACCCCGGAGGTCGTCGAGAAGATCATCGTCAAGGAGCAGCCCGACGCTCTGCTGCCGACCCTCGGCGGCCAGACGGCGCTCAACTGCTCGATGGACCTGTTCAAGTCGGGCACGCTCGACAAGCACGGCGTGAAGATGATCGGCGCCAATGCCGACGCGATCGACAAGGGGGAGGACCGCCAGCTTTTCAAGGATGCGATGATCAAGATCGGCATCGATCTGCCGCAATCCGGCACCGCCCATACGATGGAGGAGGCGAAGAAGGTCGCCGAAGAGCTTGCCGAGGCGACCGGCAAGAAGTTCCCCCTCATCATCCGCCCCGCTTTCACGCTCGGCGGCCAGGGCGGCGGCATCGCCTACAATCGCGAGGAGTTCGAGGAGATCATCGCCCGCGGACTCGACCTGTCGCCGGTGAGCGAAGTCCTCATCGAGGAATCGCTGCTCGGCTGGAAGGAGTTCGAGATGGAGGTGATGCGCGACCGCGCCGACAACTGCGTGGTCATCTGCGCCATTGAGAACATCGACCCCATGGGCGTGCACACCGGCGACTCGATCACGGTGGCTCCGGCGCAGACGCTGACCGACCGCGAGTACCAGATCATGCGCGACGCGTCCTTCGCCGTCATCCGCGAGATCGGCGTCGAGACGGGCGGATCGAACATCCAGTTCTCGATCGACCCGGTCAGCGGCCGGATGATCGTCATCGAGATGAACCCGCGGGTCTCCCGCTCGTCGGCCCTCGCGTCGAAGGCGACCGGCTTCCCGATCGCCAAGATCGCCGCCAAGCTGGCCGTCGGCTACACGCTCGACGAGCTGCCGAACGACATCACCCGCGAGACGCCCGCCAGCTTCGAGCCGACGATCGACTACGTGGTTACCAAGCTGCCGCGCTTCACCTTCGAGAAATTCCCTACGGCAAACGCCGTACTCACGACCCAGATGAAGGCGGTCGGCGAGGCGATGTCGATCGGCCGCACCTTCAAGGAGTCGATGCAGAAGGCGCTGCGCTCGCTCGAGACCGGCCGCTGGGGCTTCGGCTTCGATCCGAAGGGTCCGTCGGCGCCGATGCACACCGACATCGAGCAGAAGCTCGCGGTGCCGAATGCCGAACGCATTTTCTGGGTCCAGGTGGCCTTCACCAACGGCTGGTCGATCGACGAGGTGTTCGAGGCGACCGCGATCGATCCGTGGTTCCTCCACCATCTGAAGGAGATCGCCGAGGAAGGCCGGACGCTTGCCAACTGCGACCTCAAGACGGCCAAGCGGCTCGGGTTCGCCGACCGCCAGATCGCCCGCGCCCGCAACCTCGAGGCGGCCCGCAGCAGCGGCCACACCCAGTCGGATGTCGAGGCGGTGACCGAGGATTCAGTTCGCGAGGAGCGCAAGGCGGCCGGCATCATTCCCGGCTACCGGCTGGTCGACACCTGTGCCGCCGAGTTCGAGGCCTACACGCCCTACTTCTACTCGAGCTATGGTGACGAGAACGAGGCGCGCGATACCGGGAAGAAAAGCATCATCATCCTCGGCGGCGGCCCGAACCGGATCGGCCAGGGAATCGAGTTCGACTACTGCTGTGTGCACGCCGCCTTCGCGGTGAAGGAGCTTGGCTACGAGGCGATCATGGTGAACTCGAATCCGGAAACGGTTTCGACCGACTACGACACCTCCGACAAGCTGTTCTTCGAGCCGCTCACGCTCGAGGACGTGCTCAACATTTGCGATCAGGAGAAGCCGGCCGGTGTGATCGTCCAGTTCGGCGGCCAGACGCCGCTCAACCTCGCCGCCGACCTCAAGCGTCACGGCGTGCCGATCATCGGAACCTCGCCAGAGAGCATCGACCTCGCCGAGGACCGCAAACACTTCTCCGCACTGCTCGACAAGCTCGGCCTCAAGCAGGCCGAAGCCGGTACCGCGATCGACGAGGACGGCGCCGTCGAGGTCGCCAACCGCATCGGCTACCCGGTGCTCGTCCGGCCGTCGTTCGTCCTCGGCGGACGCGCGATGATGATCGTTTACGAGGACAGCGAGCTGCGCCGCTACATGCGTGAGGCCGTCGACGCCTCACCGGAGCGCCCGGTGCTGGTCGACCGTTTCCTCGATGGCGCGACCGAGGTCGACGTCGACTGCATCGCCGACGGCAAGACCGCGGTGGTCGGTGCGATCATGGAGCACATCGAGCAGGCCGGTATCCACTCGGGCGACTCGGCTTGCTGCATCCCGTCCTACTCGCTCTCGGATTCGATCAAGGAACAGATCGACACCGCGGCCAAGAACCTCGCGAAGGAGCTCGACGTGAAGGGCCTGATGAACATCCAGTTCGCGGTGAAGGATGAGCAACTCTACGTGATCGAGGTCAACCCGCGCGCCTCGCGCACCGTTCCGTTTGTTTCGAAAGCGACCGGAGTGCCGCTGGCGAAATACGCGACCCAGATCATGCTCGGCAAGACGCTCGACGAGATCGGATTCACCCAAGCCGTGATTCCTCCGCATTTCTCGGTGAAGGAAGCGGTCTTCCCGTGGAACCGTTTCCCGGGGATCGACATCGTGCTCGGTCCGGAGATGAAGTCGACCGGCGAGGTGATGGGCATCGATGCCGATTGGGGCATGGCCTACGCCAAGAGCCAGATCAGCGCCTTCAACCCGCTGCCGACGAAGGGCAACGTCTTCCTGTCCGTCGTCGATCGCGACAAGCCCCGCGCCCTCGCGGTGGCCAAGGACCTCGTCGATCTCGGATTCACGCTTTGGTCGACGGGGGGGACCTACCAGTTCCTCCAAGACGCCGGTGTGGCCTGCGAGCGCCTGTTCAAACTGCACGAGCAACGTCGTCCGAACGTCGTCGACATGATGAAGAACGGCGAGATCGCTTTCGTCATCAACACGCCGAGCGACCAAGCCGCGCGTGCCGACGAGGTGAAGATCCGCTCGACCGCGATCACGATGAAGGTCTCCCACGCCACCAACCTCGCCGCCGCCGAGGCCTGCGTGAAGGCGATGCGCTCGCTGAAGGAGCGCGAGCTGACCGTCCAGCCGCTGCAGGATTACCATCCGTAA